The following coding sequences lie in one Pseudarthrobacter phenanthrenivorans Sphe3 genomic window:
- the mltG gene encoding endolytic transglycosylase MltG, with protein sequence MSPANIDDASSPLEPGAARPLTRKEIRAREKTLNTGHHDAVPEQAYETGHDVPPLPSEPPAVPPAASRGTREDQPVPAAPDAPPSIQETQPEQHHWAVPQQEPHHDEPAQHEPVQHETVQHADPHHDDVHHDDVHHDDVQHGGLAAAYAAPVPAGHADAAGTHYAEDHHYADQDFREGPHHDEAYHDPAYHDDFQDIAHHGAHEVSGQHHEFLPGAAASVVAKPSKKVRRRRRMLALFLTLAVFVTAVAVGAQFLKPLLGSDKPSDFPGPGTGEVVVTVENGEGTRSVASKLESERVVANADTFLQSFSASGGTLAPGDYTFKTEMKNSDAVNVLLGKDQAKVIYFALSAGLRIGESLQAISEGSGISIQDLQALSNQPAQFGLPANAKNLEGYLAPGEHRFPLGTPAKDILQALVKITVDELESQGITDPAKQYDAVIVASIVQAEGGQAEYGDVAGAIYNRLKPNDQTNGFLQVDSAVTYGLGTKSYNFTEEQRQDKSNPYNTYANPGLPPGPIGSPGKTAIDAAAKPKTNDYLYWVTINLDTKETKFSKTLAEHNSYVEQYNAWCMANPGRCT encoded by the coding sequence GTGAGCCCTGCCAACATTGACGACGCTTCCAGCCCGCTGGAACCCGGGGCAGCCAGACCGCTGACCCGCAAGGAAATCCGCGCGCGGGAAAAGACGCTCAACACCGGACACCACGACGCCGTTCCCGAACAAGCCTACGAAACGGGGCATGACGTGCCGCCACTGCCCTCCGAGCCACCTGCCGTTCCTCCGGCCGCTTCCCGCGGCACCCGCGAGGATCAGCCGGTTCCGGCCGCGCCGGATGCGCCGCCGTCAATCCAGGAAACCCAGCCGGAGCAGCACCACTGGGCAGTTCCGCAGCAGGAGCCGCACCACGATGAACCGGCGCAACACGAACCGGTCCAGCACGAAACCGTCCAGCACGCGGACCCGCACCACGACGACGTGCACCATGACGATGTGCACCATGACGATGTACAGCATGGCGGCCTGGCTGCAGCCTATGCCGCCCCCGTACCGGCCGGCCACGCAGATGCCGCCGGCACCCACTACGCCGAAGACCATCACTACGCCGATCAGGACTTCCGGGAAGGCCCGCACCATGACGAGGCCTACCACGATCCGGCCTACCACGATGATTTCCAGGACATCGCCCACCACGGGGCCCATGAAGTCAGCGGGCAGCACCACGAGTTCCTGCCAGGTGCGGCGGCATCCGTAGTGGCCAAACCGTCCAAGAAGGTGCGCCGCCGCCGTCGGATGCTGGCTCTTTTCCTGACCCTTGCAGTCTTCGTCACCGCCGTCGCCGTGGGCGCACAGTTCCTCAAGCCCCTGCTTGGCAGTGACAAACCCAGTGATTTTCCGGGGCCCGGTACGGGCGAGGTAGTGGTGACAGTCGAAAACGGTGAAGGTACCCGGTCCGTGGCGTCCAAGCTTGAGAGCGAACGCGTAGTGGCCAACGCCGACACGTTCCTCCAGAGCTTCAGTGCCTCCGGCGGAACGCTGGCCCCGGGCGACTACACTTTCAAGACGGAAATGAAGAACTCCGACGCCGTGAACGTCCTGCTGGGCAAGGACCAGGCGAAGGTGATCTACTTCGCGCTGAGCGCCGGCCTCCGCATCGGCGAGTCCCTGCAGGCGATCTCGGAGGGTTCCGGAATATCCATCCAGGATCTCCAGGCGTTGAGCAACCAGCCCGCCCAGTTCGGCCTGCCCGCCAATGCAAAGAACCTGGAAGGTTACCTGGCTCCGGGGGAGCACCGGTTCCCGTTGGGCACGCCGGCCAAGGACATCCTCCAGGCGCTGGTCAAGATCACGGTTGACGAATTGGAGTCCCAGGGAATTACCGATCCGGCAAAGCAGTACGACGCCGTGATCGTCGCCAGCATCGTGCAGGCCGAAGGCGGCCAGGCGGAGTACGGGGACGTGGCGGGTGCCATCTACAACCGGCTCAAGCCCAACGACCAGACCAACGGCTTCCTGCAGGTTGATTCCGCCGTGACCTACGGCCTGGGCACGAAGAGCTACAACTTCACCGAAGAACAGCGCCAGGATAAATCCAACCCGTACAACACCTATGCGAACCCCGGCCTGCCGCCCGGTCCCATCGGTTCGCCGGGCAAGACCGCCATTGATGCTGCCGCCAAGCCCAAGACCAACGACTACCTGTACTGGGTGACCATCAACCTGGATACCAAGGAGACCAAGTTCTCCAAGACGCTGGCCGAGCACAACAGTTACGTCGAGCAGTACAACGCCTGGTGCATGGCCAACCCCGGACGCTGCACATGA
- the ruvX gene encoding Holliday junction resolvase RuvX, with the protein MTNPAAAGGYPQGIKLGVDVGTVRVGVAICDRDSVLATPYKTLDRNARKNSDIRIIANLVDELGAVQVIVGLPRTMKGEERSSAEMAREYAALLAGELAGRGLAVPVNLVDERLSSVTAHRHLHEAGMSSRNHRKVVDQVAAAGILQHAIDMQKARGADVGSRVTAPTPSVEPGGSAQDESVRATPGDTARSSDNGRQQ; encoded by the coding sequence ATGACCAATCCTGCAGCAGCCGGCGGCTACCCCCAGGGCATCAAACTGGGGGTGGACGTCGGCACCGTCCGCGTGGGGGTTGCCATCTGCGACCGGGACTCCGTCCTGGCCACGCCCTACAAAACGCTTGACCGCAATGCCAGGAAGAACTCGGATATCCGGATCATCGCGAATCTTGTGGACGAACTTGGCGCGGTGCAGGTCATTGTCGGGCTGCCGCGCACCATGAAGGGCGAAGAACGGTCCTCCGCCGAGATGGCCAGGGAGTACGCCGCGCTGCTGGCCGGTGAGCTCGCAGGCCGCGGCCTGGCGGTGCCCGTGAACCTGGTAGACGAGCGGCTCAGCAGCGTCACGGCGCACCGGCACCTGCATGAAGCTGGCATGAGCAGCCGGAATCACCGTAAAGTAGTTGATCAGGTCGCGGCGGCAGGTATCCTGCAGCACGCCATCGACATGCAGAAAGCCAGGGGAGCGGACGTCGGCTCACGCGTGACGGCGCCTACCCCTTCCGTGGAGCCAGGAGGCAGCGCACAGGATGAATCCGTGCGCGCCACCCCCGGTGACACGGCCCGATCTTCAGATAATGGAAGGCAACAGTGA
- the alaS gene encoding alanine--tRNA ligase — protein sequence MKSQEITKRWVDFFVSKGHTAVPSASLVSSDPSLLFTVAGMVPFIPYLTAREEAPYSRAVSVQKCIRTGDIEEVGKTARHGTFFQMCGNFSFGDYFKEDAIKFAWELLTTGVDDGGYGLDPERLWVTVYEEDDEAKDLWLKNTGVPAERIQKMGKSDNYWHTGQPGPAGPCSEIYYDRGPAYGVEGGPLADETRYIEIWNLVFMQYQIENVRSKEDFDVVGELPKRNIDTGLGMERLAMILQGVENMYETDQVRPVIDKAAELSGKEYTSAETDEDPHHTDDVRMRVVADHIRSALMLISDGVTPSNEGRGYVLRRLIRRAVRSMRLLGVEQACLPELLPASRDAMKGVYPVVDTDFARISRIAYAEEKAFLRTIASGTARLEDAVRESKAANKPLSGEDAFTLHDTYGFPIDLTLEMAEEAGLKVDEAAFRSLMQEQRQRAQADAKGKKGGHADLSAFQELLGQGETVFTGYSELDGESRVRGILTGGRPVQQASTGDEIELVLAETPFYAEAGGQAADTGLITGDGFVVEVLDVQRPLKGLSVHKAIVREGEIGADSLVRAAVDRERRHAAEQAHTGTHIVHAALHQILGPEATQRGSFNKAGYLRFDFAWGEGLSTATRSEIEEVSNLAIRNNYAVDTKVMPLAEAKALGAMALFGENYGNEVRVVEIDGAWSRELCGGTHVSNTSLIGSLSLLGEQSVGSGNRRVEAFVGMDAFRHLAAERALVTELTEMLKVPSGQLADRIATTLAKLKATEKELDRLRKEQLAASAAQLVSTATDAGGVSVIAHDAGQVSGADDIRGLALDLRNRLGSGAATVAVAGVSNDRPVILVATNEAAREAGVKAGALVRLAAGILGGGGGGKDDVAQGGGTDAGKVPQALAAVVDAISRR from the coding sequence ATGAAGTCGCAGGAGATCACAAAGCGCTGGGTGGACTTTTTTGTCAGCAAGGGCCACACCGCGGTTCCCTCCGCGTCGCTGGTCTCCAGCGACCCCTCGCTGCTGTTCACGGTTGCCGGCATGGTGCCGTTCATTCCCTACCTGACAGCCAGGGAGGAAGCGCCCTACTCGCGTGCCGTCAGCGTGCAGAAGTGCATCCGCACCGGCGACATCGAAGAAGTCGGCAAGACCGCGCGCCACGGCACGTTCTTCCAGATGTGCGGCAACTTCTCCTTCGGCGACTACTTCAAGGAAGACGCCATCAAGTTCGCCTGGGAGCTGCTCACCACCGGTGTGGACGACGGCGGCTACGGCCTTGACCCCGAGCGGCTCTGGGTGACCGTCTACGAAGAGGACGACGAAGCCAAGGACCTGTGGCTCAAGAACACCGGCGTGCCTGCAGAGCGCATCCAGAAGATGGGCAAGTCGGACAACTACTGGCACACGGGCCAGCCCGGCCCGGCAGGCCCCTGCTCCGAGATCTACTACGACCGCGGACCCGCCTACGGCGTGGAGGGCGGCCCGCTGGCCGACGAAACGCGCTACATCGAGATCTGGAACCTCGTGTTCATGCAGTACCAGATCGAAAACGTCCGCTCGAAGGAGGACTTCGACGTGGTGGGCGAACTGCCCAAGCGCAACATCGACACCGGCCTTGGCATGGAGCGGCTGGCCATGATCCTGCAGGGCGTCGAGAACATGTACGAGACGGACCAGGTCCGCCCCGTCATCGACAAGGCCGCCGAGCTCTCGGGCAAGGAATACACTTCCGCCGAAACCGATGAGGATCCGCACCACACCGATGACGTGCGGATGCGCGTCGTCGCCGACCACATCCGCTCGGCCCTGATGCTGATTTCCGACGGCGTGACCCCCTCGAACGAGGGCCGCGGCTACGTCCTGCGCCGCCTGATCCGCCGTGCGGTACGTTCCATGCGCCTGCTGGGCGTGGAACAGGCGTGCCTGCCCGAGCTGCTGCCCGCGTCCCGCGACGCGATGAAGGGTGTCTACCCTGTGGTGGACACCGACTTCGCCCGGATCAGCAGGATCGCCTACGCCGAGGAAAAGGCTTTCCTGCGGACGATCGCCTCCGGAACCGCGCGCCTGGAGGACGCCGTCAGGGAGTCCAAGGCCGCCAACAAGCCGCTCTCGGGCGAGGACGCCTTCACCTTGCACGACACCTACGGATTCCCGATCGACCTCACGCTGGAAATGGCTGAAGAAGCCGGGCTCAAAGTGGACGAGGCAGCCTTCCGCAGCCTGATGCAGGAGCAGCGCCAGCGCGCCCAGGCCGATGCCAAGGGCAAGAAGGGCGGCCACGCCGACCTCAGCGCCTTCCAGGAGCTCCTGGGACAGGGTGAGACGGTCTTCACCGGCTACTCTGAGCTCGACGGCGAATCACGCGTCCGCGGCATCCTCACCGGAGGACGGCCGGTCCAGCAGGCGTCCACCGGCGACGAAATCGAGCTGGTCCTGGCCGAGACCCCGTTCTATGCCGAAGCAGGCGGCCAGGCAGCAGACACCGGCCTGATCACCGGCGACGGATTCGTCGTCGAGGTGCTCGACGTCCAGCGTCCGCTGAAGGGCCTGAGCGTGCACAAGGCGATCGTCCGGGAAGGCGAAATCGGCGCGGACTCCCTGGTGCGCGCCGCCGTCGACCGCGAACGGCGCCATGCCGCCGAGCAGGCGCACACCGGCACGCACATTGTGCACGCCGCCCTGCACCAGATTCTGGGCCCGGAGGCCACCCAGCGCGGCTCGTTCAACAAGGCGGGCTACCTGCGGTTCGACTTCGCCTGGGGTGAAGGCCTGAGCACGGCTACGCGCTCGGAAATCGAGGAAGTGTCCAACCTGGCCATCCGCAACAACTACGCGGTGGACACCAAGGTCATGCCCCTGGCGGAGGCCAAGGCACTGGGTGCCATGGCCCTCTTCGGCGAGAACTACGGCAATGAAGTCCGCGTCGTGGAGATCGACGGCGCCTGGTCCCGCGAGCTTTGCGGCGGCACGCACGTGTCCAACACCTCCCTCATCGGCAGCCTGTCGCTCCTGGGCGAGCAGTCCGTGGGCTCCGGGAACCGCCGCGTGGAGGCCTTTGTTGGCATGGATGCGTTCCGGCACCTGGCCGCCGAGCGTGCCCTGGTCACCGAACTGACCGAGATGCTCAAGGTTCCGTCCGGCCAGCTCGCTGACCGTATTGCCACCACCCTCGCCAAGCTGAAGGCCACGGAGAAGGAATTGGACCGCCTCCGCAAGGAGCAGCTGGCCGCCTCGGCTGCCCAGCTGGTCAGCACCGCCACGGACGCCGGTGGTGTCAGCGTCATCGCCCATGACGCCGGCCAGGTCAGCGGTGCCGACGACATCCGTGGACTCGCCCTGGACTTGAGGAACCGCCTGGGCTCCGGTGCCGCAACAGTGGCAGTGGCTGGTGTGAGCAACGACCGTCCCGTCATCCTGGTGGCTACCAATGAGGCCGCGCGCGAAGCCGGGGTCAAGGCAGGAGCCCTGGTCCGCCTTGCTGCCGGTATCCTCGGCGGGGGTGGCGGCGGCAAGGACGACGTGGCGCAGGGCGGCGGAACCGATGCCGGCAAAGTGCCCCAGGCGCTTGCCGCCGTCGTCGATGCCATCTCGCGGCGCTAA
- a CDS encoding DUF948 domain-containing protein — protein MSGGDIAGLIAAGVFALLVLLLAVPILKLGSVFDEVRTAIRSLSDGATPLMDEVTATVSTTNQQLKKVDGISSNVSDASANLSALSSLVAATVGSPLIKVAAFSYGVRTALAGRKKPSAGRRSR, from the coding sequence ATGTCTGGTGGCGATATTGCCGGCCTGATCGCTGCCGGGGTGTTCGCGCTCCTGGTGCTGCTGCTCGCGGTGCCCATCCTGAAGCTGGGCAGTGTTTTCGACGAGGTGCGCACCGCAATACGGTCCCTCAGCGACGGCGCCACGCCCCTGATGGACGAAGTGACAGCCACCGTGTCCACCACCAACCAGCAGCTGAAGAAGGTTGACGGCATCTCGTCCAACGTCTCGGATGCCTCCGCCAACCTGTCGGCGCTGTCCTCCCTGGTGGCAGCCACCGTGGGATCGCCGCTGATCAAGGTGGCGGCCTTCAGCTACGGGGTGCGGACCGCTTTGGCCGGCCGCAAGAAGCCTTCTGCCGGCCGCCGCAGCCGCTAA
- the rpsD gene encoding 30S ribosomal protein S4 — protein MANNTRARRQARLSRSLGIALTPKAAKYMERRPYGPGEHGRARKKQDSDYAVRLREKQRLRAQYGIREAQMTRAFEEARRTKGLTGENLIELLEMRLDALVLRAGFARTIAQARQLVVHRHIMVDGVRVDRPSFRVGEGQLIHVHSRSETMVPLQVAAAGAHRDVLPAVPGYLDVKLEALQARLVRRPKRSEVPVTCEEQLVVEFYAR, from the coding sequence GTGGCTAACAACACTCGTGCTCGCCGTCAGGCCCGCCTCTCGCGGTCCCTCGGCATCGCTCTGACCCCCAAGGCCGCCAAGTACATGGAGCGCCGCCCGTACGGCCCCGGTGAGCATGGCCGTGCCCGCAAGAAGCAGGACTCCGACTACGCCGTACGTCTGCGTGAAAAGCAGCGTCTGCGCGCCCAGTACGGCATCCGCGAAGCGCAGATGACCCGTGCCTTCGAAGAGGCCCGCCGCACCAAGGGCCTGACCGGTGAAAACCTCATCGAACTGCTCGAAATGCGTCTTGACGCCCTGGTCCTGCGTGCCGGCTTCGCCCGCACCATCGCCCAGGCCCGCCAGCTGGTTGTGCACCGCCACATCATGGTTGACGGCGTCCGCGTTGACCGCCCGTCGTTCCGCGTCGGCGAGGGCCAGCTCATCCACGTCCACAGCCGCAGCGAGACCATGGTCCCGCTCCAGGTTGCCGCAGCCGGCGCCCACCGCGACGTCCTGCCGGCCGTTCCGGGCTACCTGGACGTCAAGCTGGAAGCCCTGCAGGCACGGCTGGTTCGCCGCCCCAAGCGCTCCGAGGTCCCCGTGACCTGCGAAGAGCAGCTCGTCGTCGAATTCTACGCACGCTAA
- a CDS encoding replication-associated recombination protein A, whose protein sequence is MDDLFGQGPRNDDDGDNGAPLAARAVGGGSPSPRGPLAVRMRPRTLDEVVGQQHLLGQGSPLRQLAAGAGADTSGPAGPTSLILWGPPGTGKTTLAHVIARGPGRKFVELSAITAGVKDVRRVMDEALTARDLYKTTTVLFLDEIHRFNKAQQDALLPGVENRWVVLVAATTENPSFSVVSPLLSRSLLLTLRPLTDADIEGLIQRAVADPRGLSGKVDLSAEALEHLVRLSGGDARRALTALEAAAGVAFGDADDAVDGPVAVDLKHTERALDVAAVRYDRAGDQHYDVISAFIKSIRGSDVDAALHYLARMLEAGEDPRFVARRIMISAAEDVGMADPTALQTAVAAAQAVQLIGMPEGRIILAEAVVHLATAPKSNAAYLGINKATADVRAGFGNGIPAHLRDAHYPGSKQLGHGVGYKYAHDAPHGVASQQYPPDDLVGKDYYQPTANGAERDIAGRLERLRKIVRGK, encoded by the coding sequence GTGGATGATCTCTTCGGCCAAGGGCCCCGTAACGACGACGACGGCGACAATGGCGCACCACTCGCCGCCCGCGCCGTTGGAGGCGGCAGTCCCTCACCCCGGGGGCCACTGGCCGTTCGGATGCGGCCCCGTACCCTCGACGAGGTGGTGGGCCAGCAGCACCTGCTGGGGCAGGGTTCACCGCTGCGGCAACTGGCGGCAGGCGCCGGCGCCGATACGTCCGGGCCGGCCGGTCCCACTTCCCTCATCCTCTGGGGGCCGCCTGGCACCGGCAAAACCACCCTCGCGCATGTCATTGCCCGCGGGCCCGGCAGGAAGTTCGTGGAGCTGTCAGCGATCACCGCCGGTGTCAAGGATGTGCGGCGGGTCATGGATGAGGCCCTGACCGCCAGGGACCTGTACAAGACCACCACTGTCCTGTTCCTGGACGAAATCCACCGGTTCAACAAAGCCCAGCAGGATGCCCTGCTGCCCGGCGTCGAAAACCGGTGGGTGGTCCTGGTTGCCGCCACCACCGAAAACCCATCCTTCTCCGTGGTCTCGCCGCTGCTGTCCCGCTCCCTGCTGCTGACGCTGCGCCCGCTGACCGACGCGGACATTGAAGGGCTGATCCAGCGTGCCGTTGCCGACCCACGGGGCCTGAGCGGGAAGGTGGACCTCAGTGCGGAGGCCCTCGAGCACCTCGTGAGGCTCTCCGGCGGTGATGCCCGCCGCGCGCTGACCGCGCTGGAAGCCGCCGCCGGCGTCGCATTCGGTGATGCTGACGACGCCGTCGATGGTCCTGTCGCCGTTGACCTCAAGCACACCGAGCGGGCCCTGGACGTTGCAGCTGTACGGTATGACCGCGCGGGCGACCAGCACTATGACGTCATCAGTGCCTTCATCAAGTCCATCCGCGGCTCGGACGTCGACGCGGCCCTGCACTACCTGGCCCGCATGCTCGAGGCGGGGGAGGACCCGCGCTTCGTTGCCCGGCGGATCATGATTTCCGCCGCCGAGGACGTGGGGATGGCGGATCCCACGGCCCTGCAAACAGCGGTGGCTGCGGCCCAGGCCGTCCAGCTGATCGGCATGCCGGAGGGCCGGATCATCCTTGCCGAAGCCGTGGTGCACCTGGCAACCGCCCCCAAATCCAACGCAGCCTACCTGGGCATCAACAAGGCAACAGCCGATGTCCGGGCCGGCTTCGGCAACGGCATTCCCGCCCACCTGAGGGACGCGCACTACCCCGGGTCCAAGCAGCTGGGCCACGGTGTGGGATACAAGTACGCCCACGACGCTCCCCACGGAGTGGCCAGCCAGCAATACCCGCCAGATGATCTCGTGGGGAAGGACTACTACCAGCCCACGGCCAACGGGGCGGAGCGGGACATCGCGGGGCGGCTGGAGCGGCTGCGGAAGATTGTCAGGGGTAAGTGA